Proteins from a single region of Scleropages formosus chromosome 24, fSclFor1.1, whole genome shotgun sequence:
- the wif1 gene encoding wnt inhibitory factor 1 produces the protein MAAPTAASLPVKTYFLLIFSGLVSNAPAQDQSSVYMWIDSNQARILIGFEEDILVVSEGKMAPFTEDFRRAQQRMPAIPMHIDHVNFTWRVAGQAEYFYEFQSLRSLDKDIMDDPTVNVPLLGSIPHKASVVQVGFPCLGNQDGVAAFEVTVLVMDSGGNIILRSPHNAIFFKTCQRAKCPGGCRNGGFCNERQVCECQGGFYGPHCEKALCTPGCLNGGLCMSPGVCICPPGYYGVNCDKVNCSASCLNGGTCFHPGKCICPTGYRGQRCEISRCSQPCQNGGKCTGRNKCKCSKGFHGDLCSKAICEPGCGTHGTCVEPNRCLCKQGWHGHHCDKRYHGGIVTRLQALGPKHKQQLPSAKEAKDVDENISLLDTNYVV, from the exons ATGGCCGCGCCAACAGCTGCATCTCTACCCGTCAAAACGTactttcttctcattttcagcGGTTTGGTCTCGAACGCGCCGGCGCAGGACCAGAGCAGCGTGTACATGTGGATTGATTCTAACCAAGCGAGAATTCTCATTG GTTTTGAAGAAGACATTCTGGTCGTGTCGGAAGGGAAGATGGCCCCGTTCACCGAAGACTTCAGGCGAGCGCAGCAGAGGATGCCCGCCATCCCCATGCACATCGACCACGTGAACTTCACCTGGCGCGTAGCGGGACAG GCTGAGTACTTCTACGAGTTTCAGTCCCTCCGGTCTCTGGACAAGGACATCATGGATGACCCGACTGTCAATGTTCCATTGCTGGGGTCCATCCCCCACAAAGCATCAG TGGTACAGGTGGGCTTTCCCTGTCTGGGCAACCAGGATGGAGTGGCAGCTTTCGAGGTGACTGTGTTGGTGATGGACAGCGGGGGTAACATCATCCTGAGGTCCCCCCACAATGCCATCTTTTTCAAAACCTGTCAGAGAG CCAAATGCCCTGGCGGGTGCCGAAACGGGGGCTTCTGCAATGAGAGGCAGGTGTGCGAGTGCCAGGGAGGCTTCTACGGGCCCCACTGTGAGAAAG CCCTATGCACCCCTGGCTGTCTGAATGGGGGTCTGTGCATGAGTCCAGGGGTCTGCATCTGCCCCCCAGGATACTATGGCGTGAACTGTGACAAGG TGAACTGCAGCGCCTCCTGCTTGAATGGGGGCACCTGTTTCCACCCTGGGAAGTGCATCTGCCCCACAGGATACAGGGGACAGCGCTGTGAGATCA GCCGATGCAGCCAGCCCTGTCAGAATGGTGGGAAGTGCACTGGGAGGAACAAGTGCAAGTGTAGCAAaggtttccatggagacctATGCTCCAAAG CTATTTGCGAGCCCGGCTGCGGAACACATGGGACCTGCGTAGAGCCCAACAGGTGCCTGTGCAAGCAGGGTTGGCACGGACACCACTGTGACAAGC GCTACCATGGGGGTATTGTGACCCGGCTGCAGGCTTTGGGCCCAAAGCACAAGCAGCAGCTTCCTTCAGCCAAAGAGGCCAAAGACGTGGATGAGAACATAAGTCTCCTGGACACCAACTACGTCGTATGA